A genomic window from Streptomyces sp. 846.5 includes:
- the rpmG gene encoding 50S ribosomal protein L33, giving the protein MARNELRPIIKLRSTAGTGYTYVTRKSRRNDPDRTVLRKYDPRVGRHVDFREER; this is encoded by the coding sequence ATGGCCCGCAACGAACTGCGCCCGATCATCAAGCTCCGCTCCACCGCCGGAACCGGCTACACATACGTCACCCGCAAGAGCCGCCGCAACGACCCCGACCGGACGGTCCTGCGCAAGTACGACCCGCGCGTCGGCCGCCACGTCGACTTCCGCGAAGAGCGCTGA
- the nadE gene encoding ammonia-dependent NAD(+) synthetase: protein MANLREQILAELGVKTTIEPKVEIRQRVDFLKDYLRSTPAKGYVLGISGGQDSTLTGRLCQLASEELREEGHEATFVAVRLPYGVQADEHDAQIALEFIRPDRSITVNVKPSADAVSAESALGLQELLGDAPKLRDFVRGNIKARERMVIQYSIAGQLNLLVVGTDHAAEAVTGFFTKYGDGGVDLTPLTGLTKRQGAALLQELGSPASVWEKIPTADLEDDRPALPDEVALGLTYAQLDDYLEGVDVTPELSSKVESVYLATRHKRTVPATPLDTWWRD from the coding sequence ATGGCGAACCTACGGGAACAGATTCTGGCCGAACTCGGCGTCAAGACGACCATCGAACCCAAGGTCGAAATCCGGCAACGGGTCGACTTCCTCAAGGACTACCTGCGGTCGACCCCGGCCAAGGGCTATGTGCTGGGGATCAGTGGCGGCCAGGACTCCACGCTGACCGGCAGGTTGTGCCAGCTCGCCAGTGAGGAGCTGCGCGAGGAGGGCCATGAGGCCACCTTCGTCGCGGTGCGACTGCCCTACGGTGTGCAGGCCGACGAGCACGACGCGCAGATCGCGTTGGAGTTCATCCGCCCCGACCGGTCCATCACGGTGAACGTCAAGCCCAGCGCCGACGCGGTCTCCGCCGAGTCGGCGCTCGGCCTGCAGGAGCTGCTGGGCGACGCGCCCAAGCTGCGGGACTTCGTCCGCGGCAACATCAAGGCCCGCGAGCGCATGGTGATCCAGTACTCGATCGCCGGGCAGCTGAACCTGCTCGTCGTCGGCACCGACCACGCGGCCGAGGCGGTGACCGGCTTCTTCACCAAGTACGGCGACGGCGGCGTCGACCTCACCCCGCTGACCGGCCTGACCAAGCGACAGGGCGCAGCCCTGCTCCAGGAGTTGGGCTCACCGGCGAGCGTCTGGGAGAAGATCCCGACCGCCGACCTGGAGGACGACCGCCCCGCCCTGCCCGACGAGGTCGCCCTGGGCCTGACCTACGCCCAGCTCGACGACTACCTCGAAGGCGTCGACGTCACCCCCGAACTATCCTCAAAGGTCGAGTCGGTCTACCTCGCCACCCGCCACAAGCGAACCGTCCCGGCCACCCCCCTCGACACCTGGTGGCGCGACTGA
- a CDS encoding Uma2 family endonuclease: MSVLDDLQRVAERAAEEFEGFKIEVVGDQVVMTPQSEIQSWTVRRVQNAAEASGVAEERLLSDVLIQFSGEPSRAPDVTILESGAQAPFDHEDVLAAVEVVTAKDDDNDYSVKLRQYARFGIPAYLVIDPFRAECLLLTRPVGEDYASREKYTYGQTIDLRLEDGSVVHLPTDKFKTKA, from the coding sequence GTGAGCGTTCTGGATGATCTGCAGCGCGTGGCGGAACGTGCGGCGGAGGAGTTTGAAGGCTTCAAGATCGAGGTTGTGGGGGACCAGGTCGTCATGACGCCGCAGAGCGAGATCCAGAGCTGGACTGTGCGGCGGGTGCAGAACGCTGCGGAGGCATCCGGTGTGGCGGAGGAGCGACTGCTCTCCGATGTGCTGATCCAGTTTTCGGGAGAGCCTTCGAGGGCGCCCGATGTGACCATCCTTGAGAGCGGGGCACAGGCTCCCTTCGACCACGAGGACGTGCTCGCCGCTGTCGAGGTCGTCACCGCGAAGGACGACGACAACGATTACTCCGTCAAACTGAGGCAGTACGCCCGTTTCGGAATCCCTGCCTACCTCGTCATCGATCCCTTCCGGGCGGAGTGCCTCCTGCTGACCCGGCCCGTTGGTGAGGACTACGCGAGCCGCGAGAAGTACACCTACGGTCAGACGATCGACCTTCGCCTGGAGGACGGATCCGTCGTGCACCTTCCCACGGACAAGTTCAAGACCAAGGCCTGA
- a CDS encoding cupin domain-containing protein yields the protein MKATSTVQVETDRVVVTQWSFAPGDETGHHLHERDYVVVPLITGTVRVQDASDEREMEMQAGVSYARPAGVEHNLVNANAYEFRFVEIELKQGR from the coding sequence ATGAAAGCGACATCGACCGTTCAGGTCGAGACCGATCGCGTCGTCGTCACGCAGTGGAGCTTCGCTCCCGGCGACGAGACCGGCCACCACCTCCATGAGCGCGACTACGTCGTGGTGCCCCTGATCACCGGCACGGTGCGCGTCCAGGACGCGTCGGACGAGCGGGAGATGGAGATGCAGGCGGGTGTCTCCTACGCGCGGCCGGCCGGTGTGGAGCACAACCTGGTCAACGCGAACGCCTACGAGTTCCGATTCGTCGAAATCGAACTCAAGCAAGGCCGGTAG